The proteins below are encoded in one region of Sedimentibacter sp. zth1:
- the murA gene encoding UDP-N-acetylglucosamine 1-carboxyvinyltransferase, whose amino-acid sequence METIKIKKSGPLHGSIRVSGAKNAILPILAATLLTEDECIIHEIPQLEDVFVMYELLENFGAKIEKIDENSVKIQTKKIVSCTAPYDLITKMRASFLVMGSLLSRTKNAMISMPGGCAIGSRPIDLHLKGFSSLNVNIKSNNGFIEASTEELKGNTIYLDFPSVGATENIMMAACLADGITILENSAEEPEIVDLANFINSMGGKIEGAGTGTIIITGVKKLHATEYTVIPDRIEAGTYMIAALVTGGKLSIENLNVNHVQSVIAKLKEVGADITEKGNSITVTSKGQLKACDIKTLPYPGFPTDMQAQFMTLLSMSEGVSIINETIFENRFMHVNELRRLGAKIKIEANSAIIDGPITLSGAHVKATDLRAGASLILAGLVSEGETIISDVYHIKRGYSNIVEKLKKVGANIGYFNI is encoded by the coding sequence TTGGAAACAATAAAAATTAAGAAAAGTGGGCCATTACATGGGAGTATTAGAGTTAGTGGAGCTAAAAATGCCATACTACCAATATTAGCGGCTACACTTTTAACAGAAGATGAATGCATAATACATGAAATACCACAGCTAGAAGATGTTTTTGTAATGTATGAGTTGCTAGAAAATTTTGGCGCTAAAATTGAAAAAATAGATGAAAATTCAGTAAAAATACAAACGAAGAAAATAGTTAGTTGTACAGCACCATATGATTTAATCACAAAAATGAGAGCTTCATTTTTGGTAATGGGTTCTTTATTATCTAGAACTAAAAATGCTATGATATCAATGCCAGGTGGGTGTGCAATAGGGTCTAGACCTATTGATTTACATTTAAAAGGATTCTCAAGTTTAAATGTAAACATTAAATCAAATAATGGATTTATAGAAGCTAGTACAGAAGAATTAAAAGGAAATACGATATATTTAGATTTTCCTAGCGTAGGGGCAACGGAAAACATAATGATGGCGGCTTGTTTAGCTGACGGAATTACTATACTTGAAAATTCTGCAGAAGAACCGGAAATAGTTGATTTAGCTAATTTTATAAACTCTATGGGTGGTAAAATAGAAGGAGCCGGAACTGGAACAATAATTATAACAGGAGTTAAGAAGCTTCATGCGACAGAGTACACTGTTATACCAGATAGAATTGAAGCTGGAACATATATGATAGCAGCACTTGTTACTGGTGGAAAGTTAAGTATTGAAAATTTAAATGTAAATCATGTACAATCTGTAATAGCGAAACTTAAAGAAGTAGGGGCTGACATTACGGAAAAAGGAAATAGCATAACAGTAACATCAAAAGGACAATTAAAAGCGTGTGATATAAAAACTTTACCTTATCCTGGATTTCCTACAGACATGCAAGCGCAATTTATGACGTTATTGTCTATGTCTGAAGGGGTAAGTATAATAAATGAAACTATTTTTGAAAATAGATTTATGCATGTTAATGAACTTAGACGATTAGGTGCTAAAATAAAAATTGAGGCTAATAGTGCAATAATAGATGGTCCTATAACTCTTAGTGGAGCACATGTTAAGGCAACTGATTTAAGGGCGGGTGCATCTCTAATTTTGGCTGGATTGGTATCAGAAGGTGAAACTATAATATCAGATGTATATCACATAAAAAGAGGATATTCTAATATTGTGGAAAAACTTAAAAAAGTTGGTGCAAATATAGGATACTTTAATATTTAG
- a CDS encoding ADP-ribosylglycohydrolase family protein: MKAWEIAYNIFSNAQPRILDEEDQTWKAIKKVSKFYDDNISLDWGSNVPGSGAPEKIMVASIQALENRGYDLTNSYELLDEGLKAHQANDFIKLHKISAEMRNNFLNAKRDENSDYWEYKIYDDFEQYKKSVSFSKAVNVDTTTETFRDKTKAAWLSQIIGAAMGTMVEGYTSKNLYAAFGEVKEYLREPNTFNDDITFELAFLDAFKEKGYNITSKDIALAWVGLIPSGWSAEEVAIRNIRAGIMPPQSGTHNNPFNEWIGAQMRGAICGMVAPGNPELAAELAWKDGRVSHANNGILGEVFNAIMVSLAYVCDDVKEILKTTIGLIPVDSEYFSVVDFAYKQCLKFDDWHDALSVCEEKYKKYNWIHSYPNICCEIIALMYGDNDYEKTLQIVTMCGIDVDCNAGMIMPIIGIQKGMCIIPKKLIHEAFYTLETYMRGYERITLDELVDDTLYTINNSKTFN, encoded by the coding sequence ATGAAGGCTTGGGAGATTGCTTACAATATATTTTCAAATGCACAACCTAGAATACTTGACGAAGAAGATCAAACATGGAAAGCGATAAAAAAAGTATCTAAGTTTTATGATGATAATATTTCATTGGACTGGGGAAGCAACGTACCTGGTTCAGGAGCTCCAGAAAAAATCATGGTAGCTTCAATACAAGCATTAGAAAATAGGGGATATGACTTAACAAATTCTTACGAACTTTTAGATGAAGGTCTAAAAGCTCATCAAGCCAATGATTTTATAAAACTTCATAAAATTTCGGCAGAAATGAGAAATAATTTTTTAAATGCAAAAAGAGATGAAAACTCAGACTACTGGGAATACAAAATATATGATGATTTTGAGCAATATAAAAAAAGTGTTAGTTTTTCTAAAGCTGTAAATGTGGACACAACTACAGAAACATTTAGAGATAAAACAAAGGCTGCATGGTTGTCACAAATTATTGGAGCTGCTATGGGGACAATGGTCGAAGGTTATACATCAAAAAATCTTTATGCAGCATTTGGAGAGGTTAAAGAATACCTAAGAGAACCTAATACTTTTAATGATGATATAACATTTGAACTCGCTTTTTTAGATGCGTTTAAAGAAAAAGGATATAATATTACATCAAAAGATATAGCACTAGCATGGGTAGGTTTAATACCTAGTGGATGGAGTGCAGAAGAAGTTGCAATAAGAAATATTCGTGCTGGTATTATGCCGCCACAAAGTGGAACTCATAACAATCCTTTTAATGAGTGGATTGGTGCTCAAATGAGAGGTGCGATATGTGGAATGGTTGCTCCTGGTAATCCAGAACTAGCAGCAGAACTAGCTTGGAAAGATGGAAGGGTTTCACATGCAAATAACGGAATACTAGGTGAAGTATTTAATGCTATTATGGTTTCTTTAGCTTATGTTTGCGATGACGTTAAAGAAATATTAAAGACTACAATTGGTTTAATACCAGTAGATAGTGAATATTTTAGTGTTGTTGATTTTGCTTACAAGCAATGCTTAAAATTTGATGATTGGCATGATGCACTTAGTGTTTGTGAGGAAAAATATAAAAAATATAATTGGATACATTCTTATCCTAATATATGTTGCGAAATAATAGCACTTATGTATGGGGATAATGATTATGAAAAGACATTGCAAATAGTGACAATGTGTGGCATAGATGTTGATTGTAATGCCGGTATGATAATGCCAATTATAGGAATACAAAAGGGAATGTGTATCATTCCAAAAAAATTAATTCATGAAGCTTTTTATACTCTTGAAACATATATGAGAGGTTATGAGAGAATAACACTTGATGAATTAGTTGATGATACTTTATATACAATAAACAATTCGAAAACATTTAATTAG
- the deoD gene encoding purine-nucleoside phosphorylase, which produces MTTAHNSAKNGDIAETVLLPGDPLRAKFIAENFLEDVTQFNNVRNMYGYTGTYNGKRVSVMGTGMGCPSIGIYSYELIHFYGVKNLIRIGSCGAFAPNLNLYDIVLGIGASTDSNFAQQYDLPGTYSATASYELLSKAKNIADENNINTVVGNILTSDVFYGDQPDSWKKWAKMGVLAAEMESYALYCNAARAGVNALTILTVSDSIVNQTETTPEEREKGFTNMMKVALGLA; this is translated from the coding sequence ATGACAACTGCTCACAATAGTGCAAAAAATGGTGACATTGCTGAAACTGTATTATTACCTGGTGATCCTCTAAGAGCTAAGTTTATAGCTGAAAATTTTTTAGAAGATGTAACACAATTTAATAATGTAAGAAATATGTATGGATATACAGGTACATATAATGGTAAAAGAGTGTCTGTAATGGGAACTGGAATGGGTTGCCCTTCTATAGGAATCTATTCATACGAATTAATACATTTTTATGGAGTGAAAAATTTAATTAGAATAGGTTCATGTGGAGCCTTTGCTCCAAACTTAAATCTTTATGACATTGTATTAGGAATTGGAGCAAGTACAGATAGCAATTTTGCTCAACAATACGATTTGCCTGGAACTTATTCAGCGACAGCTTCTTATGAATTGCTTTCAAAAGCAAAAAATATTGCTGATGAGAATAATATTAATACAGTTGTAGGTAATATATTAACTTCAGATGTATTCTATGGAGATCAACCAGACTCGTGGAAAAAGTGGGCTAAAATGGGAGTTTTAGCAGCTGAAATGGAGAGTTATGCTTTATACTGCAATGCAGCAAGAGCTGGCGTAAATGCATTAACTATATTAACAGTTTCAGATTCAATTGTAAATCAAACTGAAACGACTCCAGAAGAGAGAGAAAAAGGATTTACAAATATGATGAAAGTAGCATTGGGGTTGGCATAA
- a CDS encoding EAL and HDOD domain-containing protein, whose protein sequence is MRTYIVRQPILDENQEVLGYEILYREESENIEEKRSDVAAANAIENFLVEFDSNKFLDGKMAFLTFTPNLLLKNIPRIFSPQKLVIQIDDDTIIHPAAQKVVYEYRKKGYSVAINGFEFALRYFSILDVVDIIKIDFSKVNDSLANIVNIGKNFNKKVIAYNVNNDEAYNYAKKIGCTYMQGSYVAEKLPTALHKMNHMQSNFFQLMVAITKEEPNVEEIEEIISRDVTLTYSLLKLVNSAYFALRHQAKSVKQALIVLGVGQLKQWIYLLSFKQDDGTMPSELIRISFLRANFCSELCNFANGIEISKSEAYLIGMFSTLGILMEVSLENALDEVNVSELIKSALLSYEGKCGTLYKLVLAYEKAEWKVMNECAEQLNIPMNIITQKYFECVEYVNNIWKELTSANNNEKR, encoded by the coding sequence ATGCGAACTTATATTGTGCGTCAGCCAATACTGGATGAGAATCAAGAAGTATTAGGATATGAAATATTGTATCGTGAAGAGAGTGAAAACATCGAAGAAAAAAGATCAGATGTTGCGGCTGCAAATGCTATTGAAAATTTTTTAGTTGAGTTTGATAGTAATAAATTTTTAGATGGTAAAATGGCTTTTCTTACATTTACACCAAATTTGTTATTAAAGAACATTCCTAGAATATTTTCACCTCAAAAACTAGTTATTCAAATTGATGATGACACAATTATTCATCCTGCTGCGCAAAAAGTAGTGTATGAATATAGGAAAAAAGGGTACAGTGTTGCTATTAATGGTTTTGAATTTGCATTAAGGTATTTTTCAATACTGGATGTAGTTGATATAATAAAAATTGATTTTTCAAAGGTTAACGATTCTTTAGCCAACATTGTTAACATTGGAAAAAATTTCAATAAAAAAGTTATAGCTTATAATGTTAACAATGATGAAGCGTATAATTATGCTAAAAAAATCGGGTGTACATATATGCAAGGTTCATATGTTGCTGAAAAACTACCTACAGCATTACATAAGATGAATCATATGCAAAGTAACTTTTTTCAGTTAATGGTTGCGATAACAAAAGAAGAGCCTAATGTAGAGGAAATTGAAGAAATTATATCAAGGGATGTAACACTTACATATTCATTGCTTAAACTTGTAAATTCAGCATACTTTGCATTAAGGCATCAAGCTAAATCTGTTAAGCAAGCACTTATAGTTTTAGGAGTAGGACAGTTAAAGCAATGGATTTATTTATTGAGCTTTAAACAAGACGATGGAACAATGCCTAGTGAACTTATTAGGATATCATTTTTAAGAGCAAATTTTTGCTCAGAGTTATGTAACTTCGCAAATGGTATAGAGATATCGAAATCTGAAGCATATTTAATTGGTATGTTTTCAACTTTGGGTATACTGATGGAGGTATCATTAGAAAATGCATTGGATGAAGTTAATGTATCTGAATTAATTAAAAGTGCATTATTAAGCTATGAAGGTAAATGTGGTACTTTATATAAACTAGTTTTGGCTTATGAAAAGGCTGAATGGAAAGTTATGAATGAATGCGCTGAGCAACTTAATATTCCTATGAATATTATCACACAAAAATATTTTGAGTGTGTAGAATATGTTAATAACATTTGGAAAGAGTTAACTAGTGCAAATAATAATGAAAAAAGATAG
- a CDS encoding diacylglycerol kinase family protein has product MKRYKVIYNPTSGKEEAAIKAFQMSRVIMESEDIEFTFYATKCKNDAMTKAKEACNEGYDMIISCGGDGTVHEVVNGIMQSENKTKLAIMASGTVNDFAEQLKIPRTYDKFAAMVKNAKSKKVDIGKINDEYFVNVVCGGSFTNIPHTVTIEEKTLFGRYAYYFHALFELPEQLNKTYKIKYTVDEKVFEMNSHLFIINNTLGAGGFKYLCPDAKVDDGLLDLVIFEKATHAELIQIFTKLFNGQHIKHNKVHYFQAKNIIIESEDDSLVVDSDGELAGKMPIYVTSDNKGLNIIIP; this is encoded by the coding sequence GTGAAAAGATATAAGGTTATTTATAATCCAACTTCTGGTAAAGAAGAGGCAGCCATAAAGGCCTTTCAAATGTCTAGAGTCATCATGGAAAGCGAAGATATTGAGTTTACTTTTTATGCTACCAAATGCAAAAATGATGCAATGACAAAAGCAAAAGAAGCATGTAATGAAGGTTACGATATGATAATTTCTTGCGGTGGAGATGGAACTGTACATGAGGTAGTCAATGGTATAATGCAAAGCGAAAACAAAACTAAGCTAGCGATTATGGCTTCAGGAACTGTTAATGATTTTGCTGAACAATTAAAAATACCTAGAACTTATGACAAATTTGCTGCTATGGTTAAAAATGCAAAGTCTAAAAAAGTGGATATAGGTAAAATAAATGATGAATATTTTGTAAATGTTGTTTGTGGTGGAAGTTTTACTAACATACCTCATACAGTCACAATAGAGGAGAAAACACTATTTGGAAGATATGCATATTATTTTCATGCACTCTTCGAGTTACCTGAGCAATTAAACAAAACATATAAAATAAAATATACAGTAGATGAAAAAGTTTTTGAAATGAATAGCCACTTGTTTATTATAAATAATACGCTTGGAGCAGGAGGATTCAAATATTTGTGTCCTGATGCAAAAGTAGATGATGGATTGTTGGATTTAGTAATTTTTGAAAAAGCAACCCATGCAGAATTAATACAAATATTTACAAAATTATTTAACGGACAACATATAAAACATAATAAGGTACACTATTTTCAAGCTAAAAACATTATAATTGAATCTGAGGATGATAGTTTAGTTGTTGATTCGGATGGAGAATTAGCTGGTAAAATGCCTATTTATGTAACATCTGATAATAAAGGACTAAATATAATAATTCCATAA
- the cls gene encoding cardiolipin synthase: MFSVFSSISVAYLLNIILAIFIVFLERKDPTATLAWVLVLLVLPGVGFVLYLLLSQNFSRKKLFTMKINARKTFGDFLKKQQDSVNSNKLIFIDKNNEIHKDIIKMNLFRNQSFFTQDNKVQIFTDGREKFEEFFKCIEGAKESIHVMYYIVKNDDLGKKLIALLEKKAQEGVEVRFLYDSIGGRSLNKKSLEGLLNAGGKVGKFFSSLIPLINFKINYRNHRKIVVIDGKIGFVGGFNVGNEYLGLNKRFGYWRDTHVKIIGSAVIDLQRRFFLDWGNATKEDLSYQPKYFPELNVKEEESGAGIQIVSSGPDERDETIKQNYVKLISSARKSVLIQTPYFAPDESVMEALRIAALSGVDVNIMIPNKPDHLFVHWATYYYAGELLKYGVKIYTYENGFLHAKTVVIDGTVASVGTANFDVRSFKLNFEVIAIIYDTETAEKLEKVFYDDVKVSLKLTRELYLQRGIAIKFKESISRLLSPLL; encoded by the coding sequence ATGTTTAGTGTATTTAGTTCAATTTCAGTTGCTTATTTATTAAATATAATACTTGCGATTTTTATCGTTTTTTTGGAGAGAAAAGACCCAACGGCAACGCTTGCATGGGTTTTAGTTTTGCTTGTTTTGCCTGGAGTAGGTTTTGTATTATATTTGTTATTATCACAAAATTTCAGCAGAAAAAAACTGTTTACTATGAAAATTAATGCTAGAAAAACATTTGGGGATTTTTTAAAAAAGCAACAAGATAGTGTTAATTCAAATAAACTAATTTTTATAGATAAAAACAATGAAATACATAAAGATATAATAAAAATGAATTTGTTTAGAAATCAATCGTTTTTTACTCAAGATAACAAGGTTCAAATATTTACCGATGGTAGAGAGAAGTTTGAGGAGTTTTTTAAGTGTATAGAGGGTGCTAAAGAAAGTATTCATGTAATGTATTATATTGTTAAAAATGATGATTTAGGAAAAAAACTGATAGCATTACTTGAGAAAAAAGCACAAGAGGGAGTAGAAGTTAGATTCCTTTACGATTCAATAGGAGGTAGATCTCTTAATAAAAAATCTTTAGAGGGATTGCTTAATGCTGGAGGAAAAGTAGGTAAATTTTTTTCAAGTTTGATACCACTTATAAATTTCAAAATAAACTATAGAAATCACAGAAAAATAGTAGTTATAGATGGGAAAATAGGCTTTGTTGGAGGATTCAATGTAGGAAACGAGTATCTTGGACTAAATAAGAGATTTGGTTATTGGAGGGATACACACGTTAAAATAATAGGTTCTGCTGTAATTGACTTGCAAAGAAGATTTTTCCTTGATTGGGGAAATGCAACGAAAGAGGATTTAAGTTATCAGCCTAAATATTTTCCTGAGTTAAATGTGAAAGAGGAAGAATCAGGAGCTGGAATTCAGATTGTTTCAAGTGGACCAGATGAACGAGATGAAACAATAAAGCAAAATTACGTTAAGTTAATAAGCTCAGCAAGGAAGAGCGTATTGATCCAAACACCATACTTTGCGCCCGATGAAAGTGTTATGGAAGCGCTTAGAATAGCAGCTCTTTCAGGAGTAGATGTAAATATAATGATACCTAACAAACCTGATCATTTATTTGTTCATTGGGCAACTTATTATTATGCTGGAGAGCTACTAAAATATGGTGTTAAAATTTACACATATGAAAATGGATTTTTACATGCAAAGACAGTAGTTATAGATGGTACAGTAGCATCAGTTGGAACAGCTAACTTTGACGTAAGAAGCTTCAAATTGAATTTTGAAGTTATAGCTATAATTTATGATACGGAAACAGCAGAAAAATTAGAAAAAGTATTTTATGATGATGTAAAAGTATCATTGAAACTAACTAGAGAATTATATTTACAACGAGGTATAGCAATAAAATTTAAAGAATCAATATCTAGACTATTATCTCCACTTCTTTAA
- a CDS encoding S-layer homology domain-containing protein gives MIKKYKIYFYLFVFALLITNVSFVSAEERVNMTYLYKGTMNDYKTYIEKTKDSVNVILPNLFNISSTGTVDLTYVIDKQFVDDMHKKGIKVIPYISNHWDRELARKALLNYEVYIKELVKIVSDYNLDGVNIDIENLIVEDKDNFVRFTKHLRESLSSGKTLSVAIAANPSDSKIGWVGSYDYKELDKYVDTFIVMTYDQSYYGSKPGPVAGYHFVENSIKTILKYSTPDKVILGVPFYGRYWNIDEKVGGSAIINASVKNVANAFHAKKYYDEYNRTPYLKFNVNKIQATYNVSGKKFTAGSYLMYYENDKSLKEKLILVEKYNLKGSASWALSQEDTSIWNNYKNWLNARYYNDTNGSWAEEYIKKVTVSGYLNGSDIYSFKPDNYMTREEFATVIYRIQGYSDIIVNGIYKDVKENRWSYNYINTLYSYGIMQGNRNYFYPKKYITREEVAATIYRVLKGNETAYQSKFNDVTSDMWSSKYIEFCVSTSILQGYPDGSFRPKDNITRAEIAALIAKIKGI, from the coding sequence ATGATAAAAAAATATAAAATTTATTTTTATTTATTTGTATTTGCTTTATTAATAACGAATGTTAGTTTTGTCAGTGCAGAAGAGAGAGTAAATATGACATATCTGTATAAGGGAACAATGAACGATTATAAAACTTATATAGAAAAAACAAAAGATTCTGTAAATGTAATATTGCCAAATTTGTTTAATATATCAAGTACCGGAACTGTTGATTTGACCTATGTAATAGATAAACAATTTGTTGACGATATGCATAAAAAAGGTATTAAGGTTATTCCTTATATTAGCAATCATTGGGACAGAGAGCTTGCTAGAAAAGCTTTGCTAAATTATGAGGTATACATTAAAGAGTTAGTAAAAATAGTTAGTGATTATAACTTGGATGGTGTTAATATTGACATTGAAAATCTAATTGTTGAGGATAAAGATAATTTTGTTAGATTTACTAAACATTTAAGAGAGTCATTGTCATCTGGGAAAACATTGTCAGTTGCAATAGCAGCTAATCCAAGTGATTCGAAAATTGGATGGGTAGGTTCATATGACTATAAAGAATTAGACAAATATGTAGACACTTTTATTGTAATGACATATGACCAAAGCTACTATGGTTCAAAACCAGGACCAGTTGCAGGATATCATTTTGTTGAGAACAGCATAAAAACAATATTAAAATATAGTACACCAGACAAAGTTATATTAGGCGTTCCATTTTACGGAAGGTATTGGAATATTGATGAAAAAGTAGGTGGCTCAGCAATAATCAATGCTTCAGTTAAAAATGTAGCAAATGCTTTTCACGCAAAAAAATATTATGATGAATACAATAGAACACCATACTTAAAGTTTAATGTTAATAAAATACAGGCAACATATAATGTAAGCGGGAAAAAATTTACCGCAGGTAGTTACTTAATGTATTATGAAAATGATAAATCATTGAAAGAAAAGTTGATATTAGTTGAAAAATACAATCTTAAAGGTAGTGCGAGCTGGGCATTGTCACAGGAAGATACTAGTATATGGAACAATTATAAAAATTGGCTAAATGCAAGATATTATAATGATACAAATGGTTCTTGGGCAGAAGAATATATTAAAAAAGTTACAGTAAGTGGATATTTGAATGGTAGTGATATATATAGCTTTAAGCCAGATAACTATATGACAAGAGAAGAATTTGCAACAGTTATATATAGAATTCAAGGATATAGCGATATCATAGTGAACGGTATATATAAGGATGTAAAAGAAAATAGATGGTCATATAATTATATAAATACATTGTACTCATATGGAATAATGCAGGGTAATAGGAATTATTTTTATCCAAAAAAATATATAACAAGAGAAGAGGTAGCCGCTACTATATATAGAGTTTTAAAAGGAAATGAAACAGCGTATCAGAGTAAGTTTAACGATGTAACAAGTGATATGTGGTCGAGTAAATATATAGAATTTTGTGTTTCTACTTCTATATTACAAGGCTATCCTGATGGCTCTTTTAGACCAAAGGATAATATAACTAGGGCAGAGATAGCAGCATTAATAGCAAAAATAAAAGGAATTTAG
- a CDS encoding biotin transporter BioY, which yields MKLSTKKIVICSFFAALTAVLAQISIPLPFTPVPINMGPMSVLMCGIILGKNYGALSQIVYVLLGLIGIPVFSGFTGGVGKILGPTGGYIIGYIFTAYVVGLIATKKTNKKLFYPLAMTIGIIVCYILGTAWFMYTTKNPLIASLTMCVFPFLIGDALKIFVGTILCLKIKKIKGI from the coding sequence ATGAAATTATCAACTAAAAAAATCGTAATCTGTTCATTTTTTGCTGCATTAACTGCTGTACTAGCACAAATTTCTATTCCACTACCTTTCACACCTGTACCTATTAATATGGGACCTATGTCCGTTTTAATGTGTGGTATCATCTTAGGTAAAAACTATGGCGCATTAAGCCAAATAGTCTATGTATTACTAGGTTTAATCGGAATACCCGTATTTTCTGGTTTTACAGGTGGAGTAGGAAAAATTTTAGGTCCAACAGGTGGTTACATTATAGGTTATATTTTTACAGCATATGTTGTTGGATTGATAGCTACTAAAAAAACAAATAAAAAATTGTTTTATCCATTAGCTATGACTATAGGAATCATTGTGTGTTATATTTTGGGAACAGCTTGGTTTATGTACACTACTAAAAATCCCTTGATTGCTTCATTAACAATGTGCGTATTTCCTTTCCTAATTGGTGATGCACTAAAAATATTTGTTGGAACAATTTTATGCTTGAAAATAAAAAAAATAAAAGGAATTTAG